The Brasilonema sennae CENA114 genome includes a region encoding these proteins:
- a CDS encoding protein kinase domain-containing protein produces MLIGQILRQRYKIVRLLGSGAFGVTYLAEDLDLPDHPLCVVKNLKQMQNQEDLQLARVLFDREAKVLYSLGNESSQIPRLFAHFEENGEFYLVQKFIDGHDLSGEIFPGKRLNEAEVTQLLQEVLQILTFVHNKNIIHRDIKPQNLMRRKTDGKIVLIDFGAVKQISALVVNAQGQTNVSVIVGTYGYMPSEQLNGYPKLSSDVYAVGMLGIYALTGIRPQELPKNSETLEVIWRNRASVSPRLADVLDRMVRHNFNKRYQTASEALQALRPSSLPSPSPPPVPPLPTPTRRELKLYQKVLIGTGVGVGVLIGVGLLFMSFWRQPTIDLEKPVADSGQPTPDSQKTVADSKQPTPDSPQTTYDVQLVCPETPILAQPSTPGRKIGSATVYGFPKNSPLTGKGIIVFPDRKLGGSSRYDGELKNGVYSGCGNLVRGNGERYVGQFDKNSFQGTGKFIYKNGCQYIGEFKNNQFDGQGTLISKDGLRYSGIWQRGKLQGSNNIVRCQ; encoded by the coding sequence ATGCTTATCGGTCAAATTCTCCGCCAGCGCTACAAAATTGTCAGACTCTTAGGAAGCGGTGCCTTTGGAGTTACTTATTTAGCTGAAGATTTAGATTTACCCGATCATCCTCTGTGTGTTGTCAAAAACCTCAAGCAAATGCAAAATCAAGAAGATTTGCAACTTGCCAGAGTGTTATTTGACAGAGAAGCAAAGGTTTTATATAGCTTAGGCAATGAGTCCAGTCAAATTCCGCGACTTTTCGCCCACTTTGAAGAAAACGGCGAATTTTATTTAGTACAAAAATTTATAGATGGGCACGATTTAAGTGGGGAAATTTTTCCTGGTAAGAGGTTAAATGAAGCTGAAGTAACACAGCTATTACAGGAAGTTTTACAAATTCTTACATTTGTTCACAATAAGAATATCATTCACCGAGACATCAAACCACAAAATTTAATGCGGCGCAAGACAGACGGCAAGATAGTATTGATAGACTTTGGCGCTGTCAAGCAAATTAGCGCATTAGTAGTCAATGCTCAAGGGCAAACAAACGTCTCCGTTATTGTTGGTACTTATGGCTATATGCCCAGCGAGCAATTGAATGGGTATCCCAAGTTAAGCAGCGATGTTTATGCAGTGGGGATGCTGGGAATTTATGCTTTAACTGGGATCAGACCTCAAGAACTGCCAAAAAACTCTGAAACTTTGGAAGTCATTTGGCGAAATCGGGCTTCGGTTAGCCCTAGACTGGCAGATGTATTAGATAGAATGGTGCGCCATAACTTCAATAAACGTTATCAAACAGCATCCGAGGCGTTGCAAGCGCTAAGACCATCTTCATTACCCTCACCATCGCCACCACCGGTACCACCATTACCAACCCCAACACGACGAGAATTGAAACTTTACCAAAAAGTATTAATTGGTACTGGAGTTGGCGTGGGTGTGCTAATCGGAGTGGGATTGTTATTTATGAGTTTTTGGAGACAACCCACAATCGATCTAGAAAAACCCGTCGCTGATTCAGGACAACCCACACCCGATTCACAAAAAACCGTCGCTGATTCCAAACAACCCACACCTGACTCGCCACAAACCACATATGACGTGCAACTGGTTTGCCCAGAAACACCAATACTAGCTCAACCAAGTACGCCCGGTAGGAAAATTGGTTCAGCCACAGTTTATGGTTTCCCAAAGAATTCACCACTGACAGGCAAAGGAATCATAGTCTTTCCTGATCGCAAGTTGGGTGGATCTTCTCGATATGATGGAGAACTAAAAAATGGAGTATATAGTGGTTGTGGAAACTTGGTACGTGGAAATGGTGAGCGTTACGTAGGTCAGTTTGATAAGAATTCTTTTCAAGGCACAGGAAAATTTATCTACAAAAATGGTTGTCAATATATAGGAGAATTCAAAAACAACCAGTTTGATGGTCAAGGTACGTTGATATCTAAAGACGGCTTGCGTTATAGTGGAATTTGGCAGCGGGGAAAATTGCAAGGAAGTAATAATATTGTACGCTGCCAATAA
- a CDS encoding BrnA antitoxin family protein, which produces MARVLKVSLNMRLDADVVAWLKNRQSRGYQTLINFVLREYMLKHQSEAVRGVMTNKSS; this is translated from the coding sequence ATGGCACGGGTACTGAAAGTTTCCCTAAATATGCGACTTGATGCCGATGTGGTAGCCTGGTTAAAGAACCGACAGTCACGAGGCTATCAGACCCTGATCAACTTTGTCCTTCGGGAGTACATGCTCAAACACCAGTCTGAGGCTGTTCGCGGAGTAATGACCAACAAAAGCAGCTAA